From Chlamydiota bacterium:
GTTTTGCTTGAAAGAATTTAAAAAATTGAGATACTGTATTTATGCAGCTGGACTGATAGCTCAGCCGGATAGAGCATCCGCCTTCTAAGCGGAGGGTCGCAGGTTCGAGTCCTGCTCAGTCCATTTTTTAACTAGAGGTGCCATGCCAAAAAATAAAGGAAAAAATTTAGGTGATTATAAACTCGCTTTTCAAAAATTTTCTAACTTAGGAGCGCTTTTTAGGCAGTTTAAACAAAAATCTTTTTTACAACTTAATCTTTTAGAAAGATCTAAAAGGATCAGCCAAGTGCTTTTGGATCAGATTGTCAAAACAAAAACGCCCTGCTTTTTGCTCTATGCTGTTGTGGAATTTATTGAAAAAGTACGCCAAGAAAAAATTGTAGAAAAGTATTCCATGACCTATTTCGAATTTTGGCTCAATCAATTTTCTAAACTATCCAAAAAAGACCAATTGCTGATTAGAGGGAAAATTGTGGGCAAATATCTTCCTAGAGAAGAGTATCAAGTTCTGTTTCCCATCGGCATGCAAAAAGAGTATCCAGGCCCTCATTTTGTCTCTGCACATGCATCACCTGATTTAGACACTATCGTTGCGAGTTTTTGGGGATGGGTGGATGCGTTTGCATGTAAAGTAGGAACTGGATTACATGTGTGGAATATTCCAGGCGAAGTACCCACATCGATTGTAGAGCTTGATTTTTTATTTACGCAAATTTTTTCTAAGCATTTTTTTAAAATTACCGCCAAAACAAGAACGGCTCTGGCGGTCACAGGAGTCGATTTGATTTCTCAACATAATGTGATATCAAAGAAAAAAACAGATTCTACCATTGATGTCGATCATGAGCGTCATCAAAATGCCGTCGTGATGCTGGATGAAAATGGATATTTTCTTGGCGATTGGAGAACCAGTGATGTGGAAGGCATGCTCCAAGTGATCACGTTACTCAATAGCTGTCTGCGTGCTTTTGAAAACATGTTGCAAGTCAAATTAATCACGCTATTTGCAAGAAAGCAGGTGACAAAAAAAGACTTAGAACAATTGATTGAACAGATTTTTTCTTTTCGCATTGAAGAAGCTAATCCTGCAAGAGAATTTACAGAGAAGCAAAAAAGCTATTTGAGCAGATATTTGCAAAAAGTGCTCAAAGTAAAAGGGGGAGTGCACGCCACTTTTTTTGTTTTTGCTCAAAGCTTAAAAAAGGTAGGAGCCAAAGAGTTTTTAAAAGTCAAAGACATGTTAAAAGCGATTGCAGACTCTAAGCTTTTTGGTAAAAACAAAGTGATTGTTGAAAATAGACCTTTAATTTTTCGACAAGTAGAAATGGTGATTGAAACTTTGCAAAAAGCGCTTTTATCAATTCGAAAATATTTTGATAGCATGAAAGTGGCGATGGAAATCAAAGAAAAAGTGTTTGAACACTATCCTCAGTATGTCACTTTAAGAACAGATATTGAGGAAATTCGAAGCAAGATGCAAAATTATCAGCATTTAAGTGTTGTTAAAGAGCATCAAAATAAGCCTGTGCACTATGGCGTGATTTATGCAAAGGATTGTTTATCAGACATGCTTGGCACGGTTTCTGTGCGTGATTTTTCTAACCGTGAAGAAGTAGGGATCTCTTCTTTTTTACAAATCATTTCTGTGATCGATCATCACAAATCAAACCTGCAGACCACTATCCCTACACAAACCACCATTATGGATACACAATCGGCAAATGTGCTTGTGGCAAAAAAAGCGATGCATCTCAATACGCGTTATAGTTTGGAAGGCGCTACATCAAAAGATTTGCTAAGACAATCAAAAATACTCGAAAAGAAAACCACTAGTATTCGTATTAAAAAACGACTCTTAGATAAGTTGCATATTTTACAAAATGAAAAAGAGCATTGGGTCTGTCCAGAAAGAGAATTTTTAGAATACATGCATTTTATCTATGCCATCTTGGACGATACAGATTTGCTCACAAAAGTGTCATTTAAAGACATGGAAGTTGTGGCAGACATTCTTAATCGAATGAAATCCATTCAAGAAAAAAAGCAAGTTGAAATTGTGCATTTAGATGGGATTAAAAAAGATGAAGAGTTTGCCAAAAAAGCCGCCAGTCGCATTTTACAAAACCAGGACGTCTATTCGCTTTATAAAAAAGTGTATGCCAAAAAAGAAGAAGCGTTTGAAAAAAACATTTTGCAATGCGTAAAAAACAAACCAGACAATTTTTTTGAAGACACAAAATTACTCAATAAATACGCAAAAGTGGGGCAGACAAAGATGTTTGCAAAAAATATCAAGCTCTACTTAAAATATCGTGAAACGATTCAGAAAATTTGGTATCAAACATGCAAAGGCTATGTGGAAGACCATGCAGATGTGAATGTGTATTTGCATATGGTTTCAACTATTCGCTCTGCAGATGATGTGTTTAAAGGCCAAATGGTAAAATATCAGCATCAAGATGAATTATGGATCTGGATTCCAGATACAGAACAAGCCTATGTGCATTTGAAAAGATTTTTAAATGCATTCAAATATAGTCCAGGGCTTGTTGATAATGTACTTTCTTTAGAGTTTTTGGGAGGCAACGCAAAAATTTTGGTCCAGCTATTTAAAGAAAGCTTTTTAAAAGTACCGATGAAAGTCAACAAAAACGGACTTCCTATCGCAGTATTGCGTTTTAGAGCCGGATCGATGAATTCAAGAAAAGCCATGATTGCTCCTTTCATCCCCTCCCTGGTTTCATAAAAAATCCCCACCTGATGAGATGGGGATAAGCTGTTTTAAGATTAAAACGATTGTATCTATTCTTGTGTTTCTTCTTGCGGTTCTTCTTGCGGTTCTTCTTGTGTTTCTTCCTGAGCTTCTTCTTGATCTTTTTCTTTAGAGCTCTTTTTACCCTCTTCAATAATTTCTAAATTAACACGCAAGCCGTTGCGAGAGGCGACGGACATGAGTAGGGTGCGAATCGCATTGATGGTCTTTCCTTTTTTACCAATGATTTTACCAATGTCGCTTTTTTCTACAGCAAGTTCAATAATAAGGGTATGCGTGCCACCAACTTCATTGATGACTACGTTTTCTGGATGATCGACAAGATTTTTTACGATGTATTCGACAAATTCTTTCATCTTTCTCTCTCTCGTTAGGGTTAATTCTTTATGCTTAAAGGCACGCCCGCATTTTAAGAAATTTCAGGAAAAAAAACCAGTAAAATTATTTTTTATAAGGAATGGATGAGGGTTTCGAAGTCTTTCGGAAGGGGAGCTTCGATCGTGATTTTTTGATTAGAAAAGGGATGGATAAAACTTAAAACACGTGCATGTAAAAAAAGTCTTGTCGCTTTCAATTTTTTATTAAGCGTTGTATTGCCGTACACGCTATCTCCTAAAATCGGATGTCCAATCTGTTTTAAATGTACACGGATTTGATGGGTACGACCCGTTTTAATTTCTACTTCGACAAAACTCAATGTATCATCGAAGGCAAGTGTTTTGACAATGCTTAGGGCCTCTTTTCCACTTTCGATCACTTTCATTTTTTGTCGATGTTTTGGATCGCGTCCAATGGGCATATTGATGGTTTGGTTTTGGACTGTACCAAGGCAAATAGCATTGTATTGCTTGTGCATCTTGCGTTCGGCAAACAGGGAAACCAGTTTGACTTGGGATTTGAGATGTTTAGCTGCAAGTAACACGCCTGTGGTGTCTTTATCAAGCCTGTGGACAATGCCGGGTCTGAGGTTGTCATTGAAAGGATTTTTTTTCAAATGGTAAACAAGAGCGTTGGCAAAGGTTTTTGTGCGATGCCCGGGAGCTGGATGAACGACCATCCCTTGAGGTTTATTAATTGCAAGCAGATCATCATCTTCATACAAAATCTGCAGGGGGATATATTCAGGCTCTAGTCTGAGCTCTTCTTCTATGAGAAATTCGACTTCCACTTCATCTTGGACTTTGAGTTTTTGTCCCTTTTTGATTTTTTCACCATTAACTAAAACCAGTCCTTTTTGGATAAGCTTTTGAAAATAACTTCTTGAAAAATCAGGATACTGCGCGGTTAAAAAATGATCTAGCCTACAGCTTTTTTCAACAAATAGAGACATGGGTCTAGTATAACGATTTTAGAGGATCTTTTCGATGTATTTTTTAAGCTTTTTCTTCTTCGTTGATTTCTTTCATGCGCTTTGTCTGCTGATTCATTTGCGCCATAATTGTGATGCTAGCTAGGCGAAAGACTTGCTGAATTGACTTGGCTTCATCTTTTCCCATGAAAGAAAACATGGCGCCCAAAGTATTTTGATTAGAAGAAGGAACATTGTAGGGTTTTTGAGGTTGCTTTGCTGGAGTAACTGGTTTTGGCTGGGGCTCGGGCGTTTGGGGTTTTTTTGGGGGCTGAACATGACTTGGATCTACCATCTTTACAAAAACCTTGTTTTCCCTCATTATAGCATTTAATTTATTTATGAACATGTTTGAAAATCAGACAATCCTAATTACCGGTGGCACAGGGAGTTTTGCTAGAGAATGTATCTTGCAATTGCAAAAAAAATGCCGACCTAAAAAGGTCATTGTCTTTTCTAGAGATGAATTTAAGCAATGGAGGATGAAAAAAGAAAATCCTTTGCTAAGCATGCCCAATATGCGCTACTTTTTGGGAGATATTCGCGATAAAGAGCGCTTAGCCTTTGCACTGGAAGATGTTGATATTGTGATTCATACAGCAGCGCTAAAGCAAGTCGATACAGCAGAATACAATCCTTCGGAATACATCAAGACCAATATTCTAGGAAGCCAAAATTTGATCGAGTGCGCGATCAATAAAGGAGTGAAAAAAGTCATTGCGCTTTCAACGGATAAGGCAGTCAATCCCATTAACTTATACGGAGCTAGCAAGTTGTGTGCTGATAAGCTATTTATTGCAGGTGCGAGCTATGGGGGCAAACAAACGCCTCTTTTTTATATTGTTCGCTACGGAAATGTCTTAGGCTCTAGGGGAAGCCTTTTGCAAAGATGGCAAGAGGAGGGAGAAAAAGTTCCTGTCACAGATGAACGCATGACGCGTTTTTGGATCTCCATTGAAAATGCAGCTGAGTTTGTTTTAGAGAGTTTTAAGCTTCCCTTAAAAGGCGGGGAAATCTTGATTCCCAAATCTCCTTCTATGAAAATCATTGAGTTTGCCAAAGCTTTGGACAAAAAGATCACGATTACAGGGATTCGTCCAGGTGAGAAATTGCATGAAGTGTTGATTTCTGAAGAAATGGCTCATCAAACTCTAGAATTTGACAACTATTACATGGTATTACCTCAAATTTTTCAAGGACAAGAAGTATTGAAAGAAAGAATCGGTTCTTATGGAGGCGAGCTAGTAAAGTCTGATTTTTGCTATAAATCTGATACCAATACGTCGTGGTTAGATTTCACAGATTTACAAAAAATGTTACAATCTAGCTGATCTTTATGCTTTCCATTCAATAAATCCACGTTTATCTTCAATGAGGTATATGATTGTTGATGTCACTTGACCCTCAATTTCAACCTTTTGATTTTCTGATTTTGCATACTCTTCGGGATCGATATAATCAATTTTTTCACTGCGATTAATCGGCGGACAAACAAGGTGCCAAATATGGTCTTTTTCAAAAACTTCAACTGCACTAATCATTTTGTTAAAATATAATGGGTAATTTGTGTTCTATTTGCATCAATTAATTGGGTTAGGTTAGTTTGTGTATCTGTTGCCTTTTCATCTTGTTGAATGATTTGGTTTAATTGATCAAGTCCTTTATTAATTCCTTCTTCTGTTTTTTCATTTTGTTTAGGCAAGATACGGTAAATCTCATGATAAAATTTAATACTTTCTCCATTATTTATCCAGCTTTGGTAAATTTTATTAGCATTTTCTAACATCATATTTGTAGTAAAGTAATTGCTGGTATATCCACGCATGCGAAATTTGAAATACCGACGTGGCATTTCAGGGTCTTCTTGGGCCGTTGTGACTTCTGATTGCAAAGCTCCGGGAAAACGCAAAACTTTATTGGTGGCATCACTCATTCCAATACCTGTAGGATCGATGATAACCTGATTATAAGGATCATAAATACAAACTATTTGTAGCAA
This genomic window contains:
- the pseB gene encoding UDP-N-acetylglucosamine 4,6-dehydratase (inverting) → MNMFENQTILITGGTGSFARECILQLQKKCRPKKVIVFSRDEFKQWRMKKENPLLSMPNMRYFLGDIRDKERLAFALEDVDIVIHTAALKQVDTAEYNPSEYIKTNILGSQNLIECAINKGVKKVIALSTDKAVNPINLYGASKLCADKLFIAGASYGGKQTPLFYIVRYGNVLGSRGSLLQRWQEEGEKVPVTDERMTRFWISIENAAEFVLESFKLPLKGGEILIPKSPSMKIIEFAKALDKKITITGIRPGEKLHEVLISEEMAHQTLEFDNYYMVLPQIFQGQEVLKERIGSYGGELVKSDFCYKSDTNTSWLDFTDLQKMLQSS
- the rluD_2 gene encoding Ribosomal large subunit pseudouridine synthase D, producing MSLFVEKSCRLDHFLTAQYPDFSRSYFQKLIQKGLVLVNGEKIKKGQKLKVQDEVEVEFLIEEELRLEPEYIPLQILYEDDDLLAINKPQGMVVHPAPGHRTKTFANALVYHLKKNPFNDNLRPGIVHRLDKDTTGVLLAAKHLKSQVKLVSLFAERKMHKQYNAICLGTVQNQTINMPIGRDPKHRQKMKVIESGKEALSIVKTLAFDDTLSFVEVEIKTGRTHQIRVHLKQIGHPILGDSVYGNTTLNKKLKATRLFLHARVLSFIHPFSNQKITIEAPLPKDFETLIHSL